In Gigantopelta aegis isolate Gae_Host chromosome 2, Gae_host_genome, whole genome shotgun sequence, the sequence aaataaagggacattcctaagtttgctgcaatttttaagatatcattgactaacagagactttgtaacgattgtaattacagtcaaacctgtcctagcggccacctgtaatcagcggtcacctgccttaagcggccactgtttttcctcccaaacgatttataatgtaaatgcacctgtaataagcggtcacttgtctaacgcggccagcggccacctatatcggatcccaaatcgcaaaaatacctgtattaggCGGCCACATTAAAcgtttactgttatataaaagggatattttaacaacaacgataaggtgcagcaaataaccgatcttcacaccttcaggaatgcTAATACCCTTTCAGTCCCGACACCTCAACTGtatatcaattaagaaagtatgacttgGAATAcatttaattgcctctgggcaggctacgcttgacataaATAAATTCACTTAcgatgacaatacaccgcagggccgtaccctgaccaaaatccatggggggggggcactaaattttataaataatttttaacatactataaagattaaatctTGACcttttcagggccgtaccctgatcaaaatcctagttggggggggggggggggggggtcactactttttgtatataaaacaaattgtgacTTGTCCAAGAACGCGGAACCTTTTAGAAGTCCGGGGCATGATTTCCTGACATGAATTACAAAATTGACCAATTTccaacaataaatttaaacaacttCAATGATTATTTGGCAGAGTATTGTAACccgatttttttaaattattattatttaaaggacTCGCAAAGTTAGCCATTTTCAAACGGTGACTTTAGTTATCTTGTAGGATTTTATAATGCAAGAAGGGTTTAGATGAGTTGGGACATGACGTTGTTGGATCTGaattactatattattttgGAGGGCATTATTAAATTTAGGACGGCACTTGGGTGGGTCAAGTCtaagatgtttttttaaagctgcactCTTAAGCTAAACAGACTTACTGTGACAACAATCCGTCAAGCTAAACAgacaagtgtttttttttatttcgaaGTCTAAATAGACAAGTGGCAGTATGACGTCATGAATTCAAATTCCAAAGTTATATTCAATTTCTGATAGCATGATATAGCAATCGTTTTTTTTCCTCTCCAAATAATTGCAGGTTTGTTTGATTTGTATAGTAAATGTAGGACATTCCTGAAGAATCTGATGTGTAGGTCATTCCTGTAAGATATGTCAGGTAGATACAGCTCTTGTTTCGCAATGCCACATATTGAGTTTGTGGTATAGGTGACATTGAAgcacattgtgtttttattgcaGTTCAGTATTGTACATTTGTTACAGCTGtagtacattaatttaatgaGCTAATTGTCTCCAGTTACATTTTGTAGAGTATATCTGTTTTGGGCAAGGAATGTATGGTGTGTTCCGATGGCAAAGAAGCATAGCTAGTCCACTAAGGCGATCATGGGCCATACTTGCTCTGGTCCACAATTTCAAGCGCCTTAGTGCTGAAAATTATCTTTCACATGCCACACTGCCAACAGGAGTAGTGAGGAATATCACCAGAATTCGGTGAATTGCTGGGAAATACACTTTGTTGCAGGCTGCCAAAGTGGTACAACCATCCGCTGGTCTGGACTCTACTGGAGTATGTTGGAACAAGTGTTTCCACTTCTCTACTTCAACTTGAAGATACTCTCCCCGTTTCAGAAATTTTGAAtagtattcatttattttggcCATGCATGTTGGTGTAAGATGTTCCAAATTCACGGGTATGAGTGCTTCAGCAGCCACTAGATTACTATGCTGGTCGGAAAACCTGGAGTCGAGATCTTGAAGAAGATGATCAATAAACGGATAAAATGCGTTCACCCTGAAGTAATCTTTGGCACCTTGTGAAACATCTGCGCCAGCATTCGATCTGTGGCGTTGAATTTTTGTGGTCCTTGGCTTGACTATAGTCACATCAATTTCACTGCCGATGGACTCGATTCGTTCATAAAGTTTATCCCATGTTGATTCACAGCGTGCCTTAGCCACAGTTTCTTTGGACAAGTGGATGTCACGATAGGCTGAGCCTAGATCACAGTTGACAGCTTGTAGACTTTTGGTCACGGACGCGAAATAGCTCAAGATGAACTGAGCCACTACAAGTGAGACAAGAAACTGTGGATCGGTTAGCAGTCGAGCATAAGATCCCGCATCTCTTTTCGAGTCTCCAATACTGGCTTCTTGAATCTTTTCAAGTGTTTCCAAAACCGTCTTGTACTTTGAAAGAAGAGCCGAGAGAGTATCAATCCTTGCAGTCCAACGAGTTGAGCAAAACTTTGgaacacattttttgtttactCCTCTTTTAAGTGCCGTGTTCGACATGTCAAATTCTTCATCATGGTCAGCTTGCTCAATAAGAAAATCACCAAGTTCATGAGAATCGCTTGAGCTTTTAAACAAGGCCTTCCTCTTAGCACTACCGCCTAAAAACCATGTCAGTTTCTCGACGTTATCAAATAGATTCTGGATTTCTGGAACTTGTTTACAACCTTTAGCAATTACCAAAGCCAAAACATGTGATCGGCAATGAACGTATGTAGCGTTTGGAAACTGTTGTTGAATTTTAGCCTGCACCCCATTCTTGCAAGAGCTCATCACTGAAGCCCCGTCATATCCTTGCCCTACTAAATCATCCATGCATAGTCCCCAACCTGTAACGCTGTTCACTAATGTATCCGCTATGGTTTGTGCATCCATTTTTTCAATAGCCTGAAAACCAAGGAACTCCTCGTGAATTGTGTTGTCCTTGACGAACCGAATGCACAGACTTACTTGCTCACAAGCAGCACAATCTTGCGTTTCATCTGCTAGTATGCTCCAGTATTGGGGAattgaattaattattttatctctgattttcttttcaattatcaaaattatttcattttgaatTTTGGGCGAAGTATATTTTGCAACTTTGTTCGCTTGCATAAGGTGTTCTGACAAATCTTTGTCGAATTTTGCTTTCCAGTCGGTGAAGAAAGCAAAGTTCCCATCTTCTCTTTGTTCATCCTTACACCAATTTCCTCTTCACGAAATTCCTCTCTGTCCCAATGAAATAATTATGTCAATTATAGACAGAATCCCTCTCTTGGTTCGTATCTGGTCTATTTTGGTGGCTTTATCCATTTTGGCGTAGATATCAGTACCCACATTCTGCCTCGAATATAACTTATGTGCACGCATTTTGTTTCTGGAAACGATTCTGTAGGAATACAGCTATATTAACTCACctcattacaacaacaacaacaaaaaaaaacccaaaacccaacacttttatattgttttataatagtAGGGACAGTAGTAGTAGGGTCTATTAAGATGATTAGGCAATATACAATcagcattaattttattattcaacTGAACACATCGTGTCCGTGACATCGATTGTGTCAACATTAATGCAAATGGTAATTTTTCAAGACTTGACAGCAATTTACCTTGttgatttgtgaaaaaaagacGATACACTTTGCTGTGAGTATCTCTTTGCCTTCTTAGCGCTAGGCGCATCAGAAATTGGAGAATTGGACATTGCCATTTTAGATTTTGTATTCTCGAAATATCAAACTATTAGGGTTTCCGTTATGCATTTCCTGTTCTATTTTTAGCGCGTTGGTCTCgatatacagtattattatttaatatggacGGTCAGAGACCTGTAGCCGTATAACATATTATAACCTCTAGAATATTACCTGAGCGTATGACATACAAAATACAGGGAattaaacactatacaaattaaaccctgacatttctatgctattactggagatatataaaaaaaaaggacaagattctcagggggggggggggggggcagctgccccccctgcccccccggagggtacggccctgcaccgcatgaagtagaaattaaataattaaatggaaaaagaaaacgaaGTTGTTGAgtatggttaatttaatacattccagtttcttttcttttttttaatttatagtcaattagcagtacagacggtaaaacacgTTTTAAAGActctatatgtggcaacctgtaatcagcggccacctgtcttaagcggccactttcgTCTACTCCTTattgtgaccgcttaagacaagTTTTActgtacatatcaaatatattttttgacataaaatattagtggctgtatattaaatgtgtttctgatcgttctaatatttgtactaggttaaatttcttctatttcctaaaatatagttttttagtacgtacgaaattattagaagacaaaatccagtttgggcttcttacaaatattaagacgaccagaaacacatcaaatatacagacaatgatattctaaacaagaaaatatatttaatatgtaagtttaatcgtagaaatagtttatcagtcggaaacatcttacaatgcagcaaactcaggaatgtccctttaagttcaagatggctgacatgATAGTCGTCAGGAAGAAATTCTACCAATGAATTTCTGGTTCAGG encodes:
- the LOC121387714 gene encoding zinc finger MYM-type protein 1-like — protein: MDAQTIADTLVNSVTGWGLCMDDLVGQGYDGASVMSSCKNGVQAKIQQQFPNATYVHCRSHVLALVIAKGCKQVPEIQNLFDNVEKLTWFLGGSAKRKALFKSSSDSHELGDFLIEQADHDEEFDMSNTALKRGVNKKCVPKFCSTRWTARIDTLSALLSKYKTVLETLEKIQEASIGDSKRDAGSYARLLTDPQFLVSLVVAQFILSYFASVTKSLQAVNCDLGSAYRDIHLSKETVAKARCESTWDKLYERIESIGSEIDVTIVKPRTTKIQRHRSNAGADVSQGAKDYFRVNAFYPFIDHLLQDLDSRFSDQHSNLVAAEALIPVNLEHLTPTCMAKINEYYSKFLKRGEYLQVEVEKWKHLFQHTPVESRPADGCTTLAACNKVYFPAIHRILVIFLTTPVGSVACER